In Leisingera caerulea DSM 24564, the genomic window AAAGGGATCGTCATAATCAGCCATCTCAGCGCCTTCCCTTATGCGTTACGGATTGCCCAAAGCTCCATCTTGAGCCCCGGATACTGTCCCGACACATGCACCGCGATCCCGCCCGACGTGGTCATCTTGCGCCAATAGGGGCTGTCCGCATCCATCTCGAAGTAGACCACACCCGAATGATAGGGGATCTGCCGCGGCGCCACCGGCAGGGGGCGGAGCGTGATCCCCGGCAGCGCCGAGTTCACCAGCTGGCGGATTTCCTCGACGGGTCCGATCTTGGCCTGGCCTGAGAAATGCTTGCGCACGTCCTCGGCCGGGATATCGGCGCTGACCGCCAGCACAAAACCGGCATTGCCCAGCAATTTGCGGTCGGCAATCACCCCCACCGAGATACCGTATTTACGCGCCTCCAGCTTGATCGGGATTGCAGTCTGTTCCAGCACCGAGCTCAGGTACTGGCGCAGCACCCGGATCACTGGCGCAAAGCATTCGGCCAAGTTGCCGTGGGTATAGGGCGGAAACTCCGGCGCCTGTTTTTCCGTGGACATGAACACCGACAGCTCCCCCGCCAGCCCGGCGCACAGGGTGAACAGGCGTTCGGGGTGCAGGTTCTCGATGTTGCGCAGATGGCGCACCTGCGGCAGCAGCCGGTTCACCACCGTCAGCAGCATGAAATCCGACACATCCGCCACCCCGCGGGCGCCGCCTGCCTCCGACAGGCGGCCCGCCAGCGCCTCCATCCGGTGCGCCAGCAGCCCCTCCAGCTCCCGCAGGAAACCGTTCAGCGCAGGCGCCGCGCGCACATCCAGGCAGGAAGGGATAAAGGCCTGATCCAGCACGATCTCCTTGTCCGGGCGCACCTCGATGATGCGCGCCACCGGGATCGCCAGCAGGTCGGCCAGATCATCCACCTCCAGAGCGAACTGCAGGCGCATCTTGCCCACATCCAGCTCCACCGGCTTGCGCTCGGTCGAGGTCACATCGGTCACTTCCTGCTTGTCCGGGCGCAGGCGGCTGGCTGAGCGTTCGGCGCCGCTCAGATCGACCTCCACCGCGCCCTGGCGCCGCTGCGGCACGGTCAGGTAGACGATGCAGTCCTTGACCGTGGAGGGCACCTCCATCGCGGGCGGATGCGGATCCGCCATCGGCACCCGGAACACCGTGCCGTCATGGGTCAGCCCCTCGCAGGACTTGACCGCAAACTGGCCGATCTTCAGCGCCTCGTGGTCAATTTCCAGCCCGTTCACGCCCCAGGCATAGGGGCTGAGCCGCCGCGCCAGCCCGGCCACCAGCGCCTCGTTGTAACGGTCGGATTGCTGGAAGTGATGCGGCTGCAGAAACAGCCCCTCCGTCCAAAGTACCTTGCTGTCCCAGGACACCGGGATCTCCTCTTCCTTGCAGGCACGCGCCGGCGGCGCGGCGCTTATCCGTCCTTCAGCCTGTCCAGCTGCTGCTTGTAGGCCCGCGCAAATTCGCGGCTGAACAGGTCGTGAAAATCATTCTCAGCCTGGTCGGAAATCTCCGCATAAAGCTGCTCGTAAACGTCCCAGTACCGCGCTTTCTTGCCGCGCAAGAGGCCGGTAAAGCCGCCCTTGTCCTCGATCTGCGCCTCCAGCGCCTTGGGGTCGAGGCGCTTCAGCACGCCTTTCAGCGCCGCCTCCATTCCGGTGACCATCGCCACCTCATGCGCCTTGATGTCCCTCAGCGCCTCTTCGGCGGCGGTTTCGGGGCTGAGATAGCCCTTGGTCGCCGGGCGCACCATCGCCTCGACCGCCTGCTCCGGCGTGATCGAGAACTTCAGCGGATTGTTTCCGCCGGCCGAGATCATCGTCTGCTCAATGCGGAATTCCGACTTGATAGAGGTCCGCGTCATCAGGATTTCGCGCAAGCCCGTGACCAGCGTCCGCATCACCCGGCCCATGCGCGCCATGGTGCTGGCATGATCCTCCGGGGCTATGCTGATCTCGGCGCCGGCGCCATTCATAAAGGCCTCAAGCGCGTCCTGCGTTCCGGCAGGCGGCGCCGGTCGCGCACCCGCCTCATGGTAGGGCGGAATCTCGGGCGGTGCAGAGGGCGGGGCCTCCTGCGGCGGCCCAGGCGGTGTTTCCTGGGGCGGTCCCGGAGGGGCTTCCTGCGGCGGACCCGACGGCGGCACTTCCTGCGGCGGCGGCGGCACCTCGCGCGGCGGCTCGGGTTTCGGCTCGGGTTCCTCCGGCCCGCCGATGCCGGACAGGAACTCATCGTCCCAATCGTCCGGAATCATGTTCGATTGCGCCGCTGACGCGGCAAACCCGTCCGAGGCAGTGGGGTTGTGGTTGGCCAGGCTGGCCCCCTCCCCTTCGCGCCCGTCACTGGCCTTCTGGAAGAACGGATCCTCCTCCTCACCCAGCGGCGGCAGCAGCTCGTCAATCGGGTCGACCGGGTTCAGCTGCGCAGGCCCCTTCGGCCCCTCGCCCAAAAGATCGTCCAGGAAATCGCCGCCCGGACCGGCATCTTCCAGCAATTGCAGCGGGTCGGGCGCGTTGGCGGCATTGCCAGGCGAAACGGGCGCCTGCGCCGCGGGCGCTGCGATCAGGTCGCCCACATCCATCAGATCGTCGCGGATCTCCACCACCAGCTCATAGTTGCCGATGCACAGCACGTCGCCGTTATTAAGCGGCGTCGGCGTCCGGCCCAGCGGGATCTTGGAATAGTTCAGAAAGGTGCCGTTGGAGCTGAGGTCCACCACCACCACATTGCCGTTGTGATCCTCGATCACACAGTGGTTGCGCGACAGCATCTGGTCCGGGTCGGGCAGCACCAGGTCGCAGCTGGCGCCGCGCCCCACTGTCAGGCTCGGCCCGCGCATCGGAACGGGGGCCGCATCGCCGGGCATCGCGCCCGAGCTTTGAAACTTCAGCGTCACTCCCATGATTGGGCCTAACCTCCCACCAGCACGGTGAATTCACCCTTGACGACCATGCCGCCGCAGGCGGTGTTGTCCAGGATCCGCGCGGCCGGCATATTGTTGATCAGCACCGTCGCGGAGCCCTTGATGATCGGGTGCGGCGACGGCGCCGCGGTGCACATGTCACCCAGGCGCGCGGCCGGCAGGTTTGCAACCAGCACAGTCACCGCGCAAGGCGGCAGGATCGGCGTCGGCACCGGCAGGACCGGCGGCGGCGGGGTGGAGGGCAGCATGCAGGCATGCAGATCCGTCACCCGGGCCTGTGGCATTCCCATCTGTTACATCCTCCCTGTCAGCCCTGCGCCGCGTGCTGGGGAACTTCGATCACCTGCCCCTTGCCCCCGCGCGCGATATCCAGCGCGCGCTCCACCAGAACGCCGCCGTGTTCTTCAAACTTATCAGACAATTGACCCAAGGCCACCATATTCATGGCAAAGGCCGCCGCCTCCGAGGCGCCTGCAGGGGCAGGATATTGATTCAATTCTCCGGGTCCCAGCGTTCCGGCGGCATAGAGCACCGCCAGCGCGCAATTCACCGTGTCATCATCGACATAGGCATGATCCAGAGTGATCCGCGCCTTGTCGCGGTTTTCCTCGCTGGGCTCGAACACCCAGGCCTCGGACGCGGTCAGCGAAGCCGGGTCCTTGTCCGACCGCGGCCCGATATAGTCGCGCGCGGCCAGGCAGGCCCACCACACCCGTTCCCGCGGGGGCAGCAGCACCGCCAGCACCCGCAAGAGATCGACCAGCGCGCCCTTGCGGTCCAGTTCCTCCAGCACCGCCCCGGCCTGCGCCGTCGGCGGCGCCTCCAGCGGCGTCTTCAGGATCACATTGGCCCGCGACAGCAGCTTGGCCACCGGATCGGCGGGCATTTTGACCAGCTTTTCAAATCTTCCCGGCATCTGCACCACCTAGTTGATCATCGTGAGGCCGCCCTTCAGGGTCAGCATGGCCTCGCCTTTCACGGTGGTCATCGGTGCCTTTGCCTCGACCATGCCGGTGCCTTCGATCTTGATCATCGGCCCCTTGATGGTCACACCGGAATTGTCGATCTTCACCTCCGAGGCGCCCACGGTCAGCTTGATCTCCTGGCCCGCGCTCATCGCGATCTTGCCCGCGGTCACATCGACGGTCAGGTTGCCCAGCGACACGGTCTCCGTGTGGTCGCCCTGCGCAATGGTTTCGGTCAGGTTGCCGGTATCCACATCAAGCGTCATGTTGCCGGTCTGGATGTTTTCCGACTTGTCCCCGGTCTCCACCACCTCAGTGCGGTCGCCCTGATGCACGGTTTCCGTCATGTGCTGCTGGACCGTGAACACATAGCTCTTTTCATCGGCAGAGGTGACCTCCGGGTCGGGCGCATCCAGGCCGACTGTCACCGTCGAGCGGTCCTTGACCAGCATCTGGTGATCCTTCTGCGCCTGCACCCGCATCAATTCGCTGTCTTTCTTGTCGTCGAACATCAGCTCGTTATAGCCGCCGCCCCCCTTGGAGGAGTTGGTCTTGATCCCCAGCTGGGTCTGATCGTCCGGATAGGTATAGGGCGGCATCGTTTCGGCATTGTAAAGCATGCCGGTGCAGATCGGCCGGTCCGGGTTGCCGTCCTCGAACTGGATCACCACCTCCTGGCCCATCCGCGGGATCGCCACCATGCCCCAGTTCTTGCCCGACCAGGGCGTCATCACCCGCACAAAGCAGGAGGAGGTCTCGTTACTCTCGCCTTCGCGGTCCCAGTGGAACTGGATCTTGATCCGGCCGTGCTCATCAGTCCAGATCTCCTCGCCGCTCTTGCCGACCACGGTGGCGGTCTGCAGACCCTGCACCTCCGGCCAAGGGGTGACCAGCGGTGCCCGGAACTGATCGGACTTCAGGATCGCCCCGAAGGTGGCCGCGTAGACGTCGTGCTCCATCTCCTTGGGGTAGTCCATGTTGCGGGCCTTCACGTCATGGCGCATCTCGCCCGAGGTGGCGACCTTGGTGGTGCGGCTCTCGCGCTCGCCGTAATCCCAGGCCAGCTTGATGTGATGCTCGGCGTCGGTGACCAGATACTCCTTGTTGTTCTCATTCACCGGGTGATCCTTCAGGGTGAAGGTGTAGCCGGTGCCCAGGGTCGCCACGCTGGAGGCGCCGCGCCAGCGCTTGTGCCTGATCGCCTGCGCCTCCATCTGAACCCGCGTCAGCTTGTTGCCCAGGCCGGAATTCTTGCGGTAATGCCCCTGATAGTCGTAAACCTCGTGATCCTTGTGGGAATGCTTGCCCTTGGCAATCGCCGAGGCGGCCTTGAGGTCCGCTGACGGGGTCAGAAAGTCGAAATCGTTCAGGGTGACCTTGCCGCGGGTCAGGATTTCCTCCTTGGCCCATTCGGAAATATGCTCTTCGCGCCGCCGGTCCCGGTCGTCGCGGGCGTGGAATTCGATCTCTGCACCCCCCATGACCGGGGAGTGCCCGCTGACGCCGTCACACAGCACCAGCTTTTCGGGGCTGCCGGGGCTGGTTGTGCTGTCGAAGTAGAAATAGATCCCCTCCTCCTCCATCAGCCGGCACAGGAAGGCATAATCGCTTTCGCGGTACTGCAAACAATACTCGCGCGCCTCATAGCTGTCGCTCAGCTTGTCAGTGTAATCGCTGAAGCCGTATTCGCTGAACAGCTGCTTGATGATCTCGACCGTGGACTTTTCCTGAAACACCCGCAGATCGCTGGTCCGCGTCAGCAGCCAGAACCAGGGGCGCACCTCCGCGACATACATCTCATAGCCGTTGCGGAACCCCAGGTATTCGACTGAAATGCACAGGCCTGAGAACTGCTGCTCCGTGTCCGGGTTGCGCATCACATGCACGTTCATCGTCTTGCCGACCAGGTCCTCCAGCTTGGGCTGGGCCTTGGTGGCGGCAAATTCGATGGTGGTTTCGGTCAGCTTGCTCAAGCCCTCGCGCACAATTGCGCGGCTCAGCATCAGCCCATCGGTGCTGTAGCTCCCCGACATCCAGGCGAGGTCGTTTTCATGGCCCTTGCTTACAACCATGGTTCCTCCTTTCCGCGAAGGGAACCGGGCCGGAAATCACCGGCAGTGTTCTCAAACATTCGCATCACAAATCATCCAAAAGCGCGGCGAGTTCAGCATCCATTTCCTCGTCGCCGTCATCGTCATCCTCGTCGTCGTCATCCCCGAACGACGCCAGAAGATCATCGAGCCCCCCGTCATCGGCGTCGAAGTCCAATTCCCCCAGGTCCAGGTCGTCCTCGCCGTCTCCTCCGAGATCCAGATCGTCCAGGTTCAGATCGTCCAGGCCTGAATCGTCCCCGTCATCACCGCCCAGATCCAGATCGTCTTCATCCCCGCCGCCCGCAGGGGACGCCGGTTTCGGCAGGCCGCGCGGATCCGGCGGCGAGGGCTCTGGCGCCGGCAACCCGGTCCAGGGCCCCAGGATCTCGCTGCCTTTCAAGGAATTGAAAGAGGTCAGCCGCACCTCATCCCGCCCCTTGACCGCGCTCACCGCCATAAAGCCGCGCTCTTGCGCCAGCGCGATCTTGCCGAGGTCGACATTGCGCTCCGTGCAGGGCAGCGCCACCTGGTCGCCGAACCTGTCGTTCACGTAATGATAGGGCATCCCCCCCAAAGACATAATCCTGCCCAGCTGCAGCGACGGGCCGTTCTCCTTGAACGACCGCGCCAGAAGGATCGCCACCAGCACCACCGGATTGGCCCAGAGCATGCCTTTCAGGCCTTCCGTTTCGGTGAACTCCTCGAAATCAAATTCGTAACAGGGCTCGGTTTTCTCGCCATAGGGACGGCGCAGCAGGAACCGCGGGCTGACCAGTCCCAGATGCCCGGCCTCCGCCATGCCCTGCAGCGTGTCCCAGGCCTCCGCCACCACCTTGGGCCGCTCCGCCTTGGGCGTCTTTAGAAACTCGGGTGAGATCGACCCAAAGAACGGTGCATCCACATGCGCCGCCACCCGCGCGATGCGGCCCAGCAGTTCCGCATGCGGCGGGGTTTCCTCGAACTGATACATGCCGATCAGCGCCGAATAACCGCCGCGGCCGTTCTCCTCGTCCAGCGGCTCCTCGGTCAGCAGGCGCACAAAGCCGGTCTTCGACAGATCCTCTTCGGCGGCCAGATCCGCCGCCAGCTCCTCTGCCGAGATGTCATAGAGCATCACATCCAGCGTATCGTCCGCCTCGATCGAACGCGCCATCAGATCCAGCGAGCGCCACTGCGCCTCCACCGACTGGAACTCCGGATGATGCAGCACCAGCCGCATCGCATCCGACAGCGCCTCATCCACCGCCTTCTGCATCGCCGCCACGTCCGGATCCGGCAGCGCCCGGATATGCGGACCCACAACCCGCGCCAGCAGCTCCTCCACCGGTGTCGCCGGGCGCGGTGTGATACCGGTGTCCTTGATCAGCTGCTGAAAGGCGCTGAGCCGCTTGTCCGCAGGCACCGCATTACCGGCCGAGGTCCGCTTGGGCGCCCGCGCCCGGGTGCCGTATTTCTCTGCCCAGGCCCTCAGCGTCTTGGCCGCGTGATCCGCCGTCGCGCCGCTCTGCAGCTGCTTGCGCAGACCCGCCAGCTCCGTGAACAGTTCGACGTTCTCGTAAAGCTCATCCGGATGCAGCCCGTCCAGATCCTCCAGCTTCACGGCAATCCCGGCGCCCTCCTTGCCGATCGGCAGCACCAGCTCGGTGGCAAAGCGCTCGATCACATCCTCAACCGTATCCGGGTCCAGCAGGATCGCCTTGCGCGCCGCCAGCGCGTCTCCGGTCTCCAGTTGCCCCTTGGCCGCTCTCCCTGAGAAATCCCCCAGCACTGCCAGCCGGAACCGCTTGCGCTCCAGTTTCTGCGGTTCGGGCCGGTCCGCGCTCATAGTGCCATAGGCGAACTCCGGTTCTTCCGAAGCTTCCACCGCAGCCGCAGCCTCCGCTGCGCCGCCGCCGTCATCCAGATCCCCCAGCAGCGCATCCAGATCGTCGCCGCCGGCGTCCTCCGCCGCCTCATCATCACCGCCCAGATCCCCCAGCAGGTCGTCGAGATCCATGTCGCCATCATCGCCCATCAGGCTGTCCAGATCGGCGTCCGCATCCCCCAGGCCATCCAGCAGCGCGTCCAAGTCTTCCTCGCCGCTTTCCGCGTCAGCCGCGTCCTCAGCTTCGGCCTCCTCTCCGAGCCCGGCCAGCAAATCGTCGAGATCGCCATCATCCTCCTCACCGCCGCCCAGATCGCCCAAAAGATCGTCCAGGCTGAGGTCTTCAGCCTCCCCGGCATCCTCCGCGTCGAGTTCCCCAAGCAGCGAGTCCAGGTCATCATCGCCGGCCGCTTCAGGTCCGGTTTCTTCCCCGCTATCCAGATCGCCAAGCAGATCATCCAAACCGCTGTCCGCTAACTCCTCCGAAGCCTCATCTCCGGGCTCCTCCAGATCGCCCAGCAAGTCATCTAGATTTTCCAAGCCGCCGGCGTCTTCTGTGTCCTCATCGTTTGGCGGCAGCGCAGCGGAACTATCGGCCTCAGCTGCGTCAGCTTCGGCATCTTCGCCGGCTTCCAGATCACCAAGCAAATCATCCAGACCGCTGTCCCCGGCGCCCGCTTCCTCCTCCGCGCCGCTCAGAAGCGCATCCAGATCATCATCATCCGAGGCGTCCGCCTCCTCGGTCAGATCGCCGAGCAAGCTGTCGAGGTCATCCTCCCCGGCGGTGGCCTCAGCCTCGTCTCCGCTGTCGAGCAAGGCGTCCAGATCCAAATCCAGTCCGCCGCCCTCCGCGTCGTCCAGGCTTTCCTCTTCCGCGGTCAGAACCTCGGGCACATCGGCGTCATCCTCCGCCGCCGCCTCTTCGACGCTGTCACCGCCAAGGTCGCCGAGGTCGCCAAGCAGATCATCCAGCCCGCTGTCATCAGCGTCTTCCTCCGCAGGCGCGTCCAGCGTGTCCAGCGCGGCACTCAGGTCATCGCTATCATCCGCTTCCTCGGGCGCATCCAGCCCGTCGAGGATCGAGCCCAGGACGCTGTCCTCTTCCTCAGTTTCCTCCGTCAGGCCATCGGTAAGCCCGGCCAGCACATCGCCGGAAGTCTCCCCGGCATCCGCCGCCTCCGGTGCTTCAAGGCCCTCCAGAACCGCGTTCAGATCCTCGTCCGTACCCTCTGCCTCATTCAGACCGCCCTCCAGCAGTCCTTCCAGAACGTCATCGGACCCGTCATCGTCCGCTTCCTCCACGTCAACAGAGACAAGGCTCTCCAGCGCGTCTTCGGCCTCGCTTCCGGCGTCTTCTTCTGCAGGCGTATCTTCCAGCAGACCGCCAAGCACATCGTCCAGGCCGTCGTCTTCCTCAGCCTCCGAAAGCTCTGCATCCGCCAGGCTGTCCAGCGCTGCAGCGGCCTTCGCGCCCTCCTCGTCTGCCTCTGGCTCAACATCCGCGAGGTTACTCAGAACGCCGGAGATATCCTCGTCATCCTCCACAGCTTCCGCCACAGGCTCAAGACTGCCCAAAGCCGCCTCCGCAGCATCATCCGCTTCGGCCTCTTCAGGCTCCAGATCTGCCAGCCCTTCCAAAATGTCCGCGTGATCTTCAGCTTCCGGCGCCTCAATCTCAGCCGCGGCCAGGCTTTCCAGCGCCGTCCCGGCAGCGTCTTCGTCTTCTTCCTGAACGTCGATTGAGGCCAGCTCATACAGAACCGAAGACGCCTCCTCAGTGTCTTCAGCCTCCGGCACTTCGGCCGCCGCGAGGCTCTCCAGGGCCGCGCCCGCAGCGTCGTCTTCCACGGTCTCTACGGGCGCCTGCTCCGCAAGCCCGCCAAGAACGCCGCTGTGATCCTCCTCTGCCTGCTCCTCGACCTCCACAGCCGCCAGGCTCTCCAGCGCAGCCTCCGCGGCGGTATCCTCCGGCTCTTCCACTCCGATATCCGCAAGGGCATCCAGCACGCCGGAAGGATCCTCCGCTTCCGCCTCGGCCACCTCAAGCGCAGCAAGGCTCTCAAGCGCGGCAGAGGCAGTGTCTTCCGTCTCCTCCAGAATATCCGCCTGGGCCAGACCTTCCAGAACAGACCCCGTCTGATCGTCTTCCTCAGCGTCCGGGACCTCCGCCGCCGCCAGCGACGCAAGCACCTCTCCGGCCGCGTCGCCCTGGTCGTCCTCCTGCAGCGCAGCAGCACTCAGGCCAGCCAGCACATCTGCCGAACCGTCCCCGATCTCCGATTCATCAGGCTCCACAGCCCGCAGTTCGTCAAGAACGCTGCCAGAGGCATCCTCAGCTTCGGTCTCTTCCGGCGCTTCAGCCGCAAGCCCCGCCAGCACATCTGCCGATGCGTCTTCCGTTTCAGCCTCCTCCGGCGCGTCAGAGCGCAATCCCTCCAACACCCCAGCCGAAGCATCCTCTGCCGCCTGATCCTCCGGCGCCGCCTGCCGCAGCGCATCTAGAACCCCGCCGGAGGGCTCTTCAGGCTCTGCCTTCTCCGGTGCCTGTGCGGCAAGGCCTGCCAGCACGTCGCCGCTGGTGTCCGCCTCTTCCTCCGGCAGCCCAAGTTTGCGCAGGCTGTCCAAAGCCGCAGCGCTGTCTGTGTCCGCCACTGGCGCCGACACCGCCTGCAGCAGCGACGGATCGTTCAGGATCGTCTCGATCAGCATCTCGGCGCCGGTCTTGCCGTCCATATAGGCCATCAGATTCTGCAGCTGGGTGCGGGCCTCCAGCAAGGGCCGCAGCGCATCCACCTTGGCGGCAATCGCACCGGGCGAGAAATCCGCCATGCTCTCAAACGTCAGATCGACCGC contains:
- the tssK gene encoding type VI secretion system baseplate subunit TssK, which produces MSWDSKVLWTEGLFLQPHHFQQSDRYNEALVAGLARRLSPYAWGVNGLEIDHEALKIGQFAVKSCEGLTHDGTVFRVPMADPHPPAMEVPSTVKDCIVYLTVPQRRQGAVEVDLSGAERSASRLRPDKQEVTDVTSTERKPVELDVGKMRLQFALEVDDLADLLAIPVARIIEVRPDKEIVLDQAFIPSCLDVRAAPALNGFLRELEGLLAHRMEALAGRLSEAGGARGVADVSDFMLLTVVNRLLPQVRHLRNIENLHPERLFTLCAGLAGELSVFMSTEKQAPEFPPYTHGNLAECFAPVIRVLRQYLSSVLEQTAIPIKLEARKYGISVGVIADRKLLGNAGFVLAVSADIPAEDVRKHFSGQAKIGPVEEIRQLVNSALPGITLRPLPVAPRQIPYHSGVVYFEMDADSPYWRKMTTSGGIAVHVSGQYPGLKMELWAIRNA
- a CDS encoding type VI secretion system Vgr family protein, producing MVVSKGHENDLAWMSGSYSTDGLMLSRAIVREGLSKLTETTIEFAATKAQPKLEDLVGKTMNVHVMRNPDTEQQFSGLCISVEYLGFRNGYEMYVAEVRPWFWLLTRTSDLRVFQEKSTVEIIKQLFSEYGFSDYTDKLSDSYEAREYCLQYRESDYAFLCRLMEEEGIYFYFDSTTSPGSPEKLVLCDGVSGHSPVMGGAEIEFHARDDRDRRREEHISEWAKEEILTRGKVTLNDFDFLTPSADLKAASAIAKGKHSHKDHEVYDYQGHYRKNSGLGNKLTRVQMEAQAIRHKRWRGASSVATLGTGYTFTLKDHPVNENNKEYLVTDAEHHIKLAWDYGERESRTTKVATSGEMRHDVKARNMDYPKEMEHDVYAATFGAILKSDQFRAPLVTPWPEVQGLQTATVVGKSGEEIWTDEHGRIKIQFHWDREGESNETSSCFVRVMTPWSGKNWGMVAIPRMGQEVVIQFEDGNPDRPICTGMLYNAETMPPYTYPDDQTQLGIKTNSSKGGGGYNELMFDDKKDSELMRVQAQKDHQMLVKDRSTVTVGLDAPDPEVTSADEKSYVFTVQQHMTETVHQGDRTEVVETGDKSENIQTGNMTLDVDTGNLTETIAQGDHTETVSLGNLTVDVTAGKIAMSAGQEIKLTVGASEVKIDNSGVTIKGPMIKIEGTGMVEAKAPMTTVKGEAMLTLKGGLTMIN
- a CDS encoding PAAR domain-containing protein, with amino-acid sequence MGMPQARVTDLHACMLPSTPPPPVLPVPTPILPPCAVTVLVANLPAARLGDMCTAAPSPHPIIKGSATVLINNMPAARILDNTACGGMVVKGEFTVLVGG
- a CDS encoding type VI secretion system contractile sheath domain-containing protein translates to MGDDGDMDLDDLLGDLGGDDEAAEDAGGDDLDALLGDLDDGGGAAEAAAAVEASEEPEFAYGTMSADRPEPQKLERKRFRLAVLGDFSGRAAKGQLETGDALAARKAILLDPDTVEDVIERFATELVLPIGKEGAGIAVKLEDLDGLHPDELYENVELFTELAGLRKQLQSGATADHAAKTLRAWAEKYGTRARAPKRTSAGNAVPADKRLSAFQQLIKDTGITPRPATPVEELLARVVGPHIRALPDPDVAAMQKAVDEALSDAMRLVLHHPEFQSVEAQWRSLDLMARSIEADDTLDVMLYDISAEELAADLAAEEDLSKTGFVRLLTEEPLDEENGRGGYSALIGMYQFEETPPHAELLGRIARVAAHVDAPFFGSISPEFLKTPKAERPKVVAEAWDTLQGMAEAGHLGLVSPRFLLRRPYGEKTEPCYEFDFEEFTETEGLKGMLWANPVVLVAILLARSFKENGPSLQLGRIMSLGGMPYHYVNDRFGDQVALPCTERNVDLGKIALAQERGFMAVSAVKGRDEVRLTSFNSLKGSEILGPWTGLPAPEPSPPDPRGLPKPASPAGGGDEDDLDLGGDDGDDSGLDDLNLDDLDLGGDGEDDLDLGELDFDADDGGLDDLLASFGDDDDEDDDDGDEEMDAELAALLDDL
- the tagH gene encoding type VI secretion system-associated FHA domain protein TagH, which gives rise to MGVTLKFQSSGAMPGDAAPVPMRGPSLTVGRGASCDLVLPDPDQMLSRNHCVIEDHNGNVVVVDLSSNGTFLNYSKIPLGRTPTPLNNGDVLCIGNYELVVEIRDDLMDVGDLIAAPAAQAPVSPGNAANAPDPLQLLEDAGPGGDFLDDLLGEGPKGPAQLNPVDPIDELLPPLGEEEDPFFQKASDGREGEGASLANHNPTASDGFAASAAQSNMIPDDWDDEFLSGIGGPEEPEPKPEPPREVPPPPQEVPPSGPPQEAPPGPPQETPPGPPQEAPPSAPPEIPPYHEAGARPAPPAGTQDALEAFMNGAGAEISIAPEDHASTMARMGRVMRTLVTGLREILMTRTSIKSEFRIEQTMISAGGNNPLKFSITPEQAVEAMVRPATKGYLSPETAAEEALRDIKAHEVAMVTGMEAALKGVLKRLDPKALEAQIEDKGGFTGLLRGKKARYWDVYEQLYAEISDQAENDFHDLFSREFARAYKQQLDRLKDG
- a CDS encoding DUF6931 family protein — translated: MPGRFEKLVKMPADPVAKLLSRANVILKTPLEAPPTAQAGAVLEELDRKGALVDLLRVLAVLLPPRERVWWACLAARDYIGPRSDKDPASLTASEAWVFEPSEENRDKARITLDHAYVDDDTVNCALAVLYAAGTLGPGELNQYPAPAGASEAAAFAMNMVALGQLSDKFEEHGGVLVERALDIARGGKGQVIEVPQHAAQG